The DNA region TTAAATTTTCCACCTGATAAGCGGGGGCTGATCCCTGCAATTGATTCGGTAAGGGCGGATAGCTTGCACCGTTTAATCAATGGCACATTTAAAAACAACCTTGCAGCAGGCGCTACTATCAAATCGTTACATCCGCGCGGCGGTAACTATAAAGCAGCCAGTATGGGCGATAATAGCGAAAGTACTTATTATGCAACGACTGATAATGCATTTACGGATACCATAACTTTTAACCTTGGTAAAAAGAAAACATTTGACGTATTGATGTTACAGGAGGTTATTGAACTGGGGCAGCGTACAACAGGTTGGTCTGTAGATTACTCATCTGACGGAAAAAACTGGACACCTATTCCGGAAGCAACCGAAAAACAAGCCATAGGCTATAAATGGCTTGTCAAATTTAAGCCGGTAACAGCGTCAAAAGTACGATTGAGGATAACATCCGGAAAAGCCTGTGTGGCAATTCATGCTTTTGGAATTTATAAGGAGCAAATGGCGACACCTGACTAAAAGCTGATCAGCGATAATGGTGAAAAATCGACGAATTAAAAAAAGCACAGTAATATGAAGTATTACTGTGCTTTCGTTTTGTGACCCCGGAGAGATTCGAACTCTCGACCCAATGATTAAGAGTCATTTGCTCTACCAGCTGAGCTACGGAGTCATATGTGCCAGCTTTTGCCGGGTTGCAAATATGCAAATTATTTTCTTTTTCAGCAGGCGGAATTACTCATAGTTATTAATTATTTTAATCTGCTTATTGTAAAATTAAAGGTTGGAGTAATAACCCCCTTTCATCTTCCTGGTGTTCATTTTATCCACGGCTCGGCCAAAAAAAGTTAATTATAGCAACTTCATAACAAAATGTTAATTTTTTTGTTGGAATTTTAACAAAAGCTGCTTAAATTGTAAAACTTAATACCTGTCTCTTATGAAAAAAAGAAAATTACTCAAAATTAACAAACTGCAGTATGAAAGCGTTGTTAAAGATTTTATCTCCCAAAATGGTTTAAATGTCCAATATTCTTATACCAAAGATCATTTTTACCTTTATAGCGACGAATCGACAATCAATCAGCTCGAAAAACAGGCTATTGGCGCAAACTTATAAATAAGTGAAAAATAGAAAAGTCCGGTAGTGTGATACTATCGGACCTTTTCAATATTTACTTTTTATTAAACAGCAGCGTACAAATCTTCCTGCTGTTTTTGTACAACAGGGCTATTGATGTATTCGTCATAAGTCATCAACTTGTCTATGTAGCCGCCCGGTGTTAATTCAATAATACGATTAGCTACTGTTTCAACCAATTCATGATCCCGTGAGGTGAACAGGATTGTGCCGCGGAAATCTTTCATGCCATTATTAAGCGCTGTGATCGATTCCAGGTCGAGGTGGTTGGTTGGTTCATCAAACATTAGCAGGTTGGCTTGCTGCAGCATCATACGGCTAAACATGCAGCGCATTTTTTCGCCACCAGATAGGACACTGCATTTTTTCATAACTTCCTCACCTGAGAACAGCATCCGGCCTAAAAATCCGCGGATAAACTGATCGTCTTTTTCGCCCGGTGAATATTCACGCAGCCAATCAATCAGGTTGTCGTTTTTGCCGTCGAAGTATTCACTGCTGTCGTTAGGGATATCAGCCGCGTTAATGGTTACACCCCATTTAAAGGTGCCTGTAAAATCTTTATCACGGCCTGTTAAAATATTATAGAAGGCAGTAGTTGCCAAACTGTTTTGCGACAGGATAGAAATTTTATCGCCTTTGTTTACAGTGAAGGTGATATTGTTAAACAGCACTTCGCCATTAAGGGTTTTGCCCAGGTTTTCAACAGTCAGGATCTGATCGCCGGCTTCACGGCCCAGGTTGTTGAATATAATACCCGGATATTTACGGTTTGATGGCTGAATTTCATCCAGGTTGATTTTATCCAATGCTTTTTTACGGCTGGTTGCCTGTTTTGATTTAGACGCGTTAGCACTAAACCTGCGGATAAACTCCTGGAGCTCTTTAACTTTATCTTCGGCTTTCTTGTTTTGTTCGGCACGTTGTTTAAGGGCCAACTGGCTCGATTCATACCAAAAGGTGTAGTTACCGGTATAAATGGTCATTTTACCAAAATCAATATCTACTACGTGGGTACATACAGTATCCAGGAAGTGCCTGTCGTGCGATACTACCAGTACGATAGCTTCATATGACGCAAGGAAATCTTCCAGCCAGCTAATGGTGTGGATGTCCAAATCGTTGGTAGGCTCATCCAGCAGCAGGATATCTGGTTTGCCAAAAAGTGCCTGGGCTAATAAAACACGTACTTTTTGGGTGTTATCAAGGTCTTTAACCAGTTGATAGTGAAATTCTTCTTTAATGCCAAGGTTGCTTAGCAGGGTAGCGGCATTGCTTTCGGCATTCCAGCCGTCCATTTCGGCAAAAAGGTTTTCCAGTTCACCGGCACGTTCGCCGTCGGCATCGCTAAAATCTTCTTTAAGATAAATGGCATCTTTCTCCTTCATTACGGAGTACATTTCCTTATGGCCCATCATCACTGTTTCGATAACTGTGAATTCGTCAAAAGCATAATGGTTTTGGCTCAAAACAGCCATACGTTCGCCGGGAGTAAAGCTCACCGAGCCGCTGGTTGGGTCAATATCGCCCGAAAGAATTTTCAGGAATGTGGACTTACCCGCGCCATTGGCGCCAATAATACCATAACAGTTGCCCTGTGTAAATTTCAGGTTTACGTCTTCAAACAAAGTACGCTTACCGTAACGTAAAGAAAGATTGGATACCGTGATCATGCTGCACCTCTAATTTGGCGCAAAAGTACGGTAAAATCTTCATTTTAACGATATATGGTGCTGATATTATGGATGGGGATTTTTTGAGCAGCAATTTTTCCCCACAAACTAAATTTCATGGGTATACAATTACACAGAAATGATAATGGAATGTAAACTAAAAGTATATTTAATACGTTTAATCGCTATATCTAACCAGTTATAATATAATGGTACAGCCTTTGACTAACATACAGTATAACAATTTATTTAAATTATTTAACAATGGTCATGGGAGCATTAATTATAGGTTTAATTATCATCAATGTGGTAATAGCCATCAACAATACACAAAAACGCAAAGTATATTAAAAATATATTAATATATAAACTTTAAAGCAACGCTTTAAGCTTAGTTTAAAATATTAAATAAGCTTTGTGTTTCATGGTCGGCCAATTTTTGAAGCGGACCTGATGCCAGCATTTTCATCATCATGCTAAGCTCTGCGCCAATGGTGAATAAAATATCAGTATGGTCGTTATTGAAAGATAACGACCATTTTAGTTCCAGGTTAAACGGTGGTTTCTCGGCAGGTATGATCCTTATCAGCTGACCGGGCACACGCTCCTCAATTTTCAAAGCAAGTTTGGCCATATTCTGGATACTGAAACGGGCTTCATCCCGGGTGGATGTCCATTCCTGGATATTATCGGGCATCAGTTGCCGGTGATTGTTGAAATCGGCCAGGAAGTCGTAAACCTCTGTTAGAGGCTTGTTAATGCTTATCGTACTGGTGAATGTATTCATGGATAGATTTGATATTAGATTTGAGATTTGAAACAAATTACGCTAACGAACAATCTAAAAATCAGTGCAATCATCGAAATCAAAAAAATCAACGGTCTTAACTTGCAGCCATTTCGCCCCAGGTTGATGGGTTTTCGCGCCACTGCCTGAGCAGGTTTACATCTTTTTCGTTAATGAACTGATGTTCTTCCGCGTATTTAATGAGCGCGTTGTAATTTGACAGGGTTACGTATGGGCAGTTGGCCTGTTTAAAGTTTTCGTCGGCAATATCAAAGCCATAAGTAAATATCGCCGCCAGGCCCGCAACGTCATAACCTGCGGCACGCAGTGCTTCAACGGCCTGCAAGCTGCTTTTACCGGTGGAGAGCAAATCTTCAATAACTACAACCCGCTTGCCTGATGTAGTAGCGGCATCGCCCTCAATCATGCTGCCTGTACCATGCTCTTTAGGTTTTGAACGTACATAGATAAATGGAAGGCCTAATTCCTGGGCTACTAATGCACCTTGCGGTATACCTGCAGTTGCCACACCTGCAATGCAGCCAACCGACCCGAATTTATCCTGTATGGCTGCCACTAATTGCTGCCTGATGTAAGTGCGGATAGTTGGATGAGAAAGTGTAACGCGGTTATCGCAGTAAATTGGAGATTTCCAGCCCGATGCCCATGTAAAAGGATTATTGGGTTGTAATTTAATTGCTTTAATTTGCAGCAGGAATTCGGCTACTTGTTGTTCGATCTCATTATTAGTAAACATGGCTCAAAAATACAGAATTTATATTAACGAAAAGGTTATCCTGCTCACAGAATCTGAACCAAAGCATGCAGATAATTTTGAAAGGCTTGATGCAGAGACCTTTGACCTTAAAATTATATATACCTGGATCCTCGCTAATCCTAACAAACTGTTCTATATAAAAACAGCCAACGCTAAGGTGTATCTTAAAGCTGTTAAAAAGAATATTACACTTATTGAAGCGGCAGGGGGCCTGGTTATGAACACTAAGGGGCAATATTTATTCATTTATCGTAATGATAAATGGGACCTGCCCAAAGGCAAAATAGAAAAAGACGAAAAGGTAAAAGAAGCGGCGGTGCGCGAAGTAGAGGAGGAGTGCGGTATAAAAGTAAGCGAACTGGGAGAAAAAATTTGTAAAACATACCATGTATATGTTAACCGCGGCGAGGTAGTGCTTAAGAAAACGCATTGGTTTGCCATGACAAGTAGGGGTAAAGAAAAGCTAAAACCTCAAAAAGAAGAGGGTATTACCGATGTGCGCTGGTTTGAGCACCATCATATTGAACCGATAATTGAAAATACATTTCCATCCATAATGGATGTGTTGCACAAAGAAAAGCTGGTTACAAATAAGGTAATGCCTCTTTCGGAATAAACTGGCTCACATCGCCTTTATAGCGGATGATTTCGCGCACAATGGTTGAACTGATGGATGAATAGCCTGGCTTGCTTACAATAAATATGCTTTCGATGTCGGGTGCCAGCGAATGGTTCATCTGGGCAATCGCTTTTTCATACTCAAAGTCTGATACGGTACGGATCCCCCTGATCATGTAAGCGGCGCCTATGCTTTTGCAAAAATCGACAGTAAGGCCTTCATAGGCTATCACGTGGATCCGTTCATCATGCTCAAAAACCGCCCTGATCATTTGTTCGCGCTGCTCAACACTCAACAGCCCCTTTTTGCTGCTGTTTACGCCGATGCCTATGTAAAGCCTGTCAAAAAGCTCGACAGATCGTTTCACAATATCAACATGAGCTTTAGTAAGCGGATCAAATGAACCTGGAAAAAGGGCTATCTTCATGGAGTAAAATTAGCGATTAGTTGATTGGATTGCTTAAGTAAAAGGCTATTTTT from Mucilaginibacter sp. SJ includes:
- a CDS encoding ABC-F family ATP-binding cassette domain-containing protein, which codes for MITVSNLSLRYGKRTLFEDVNLKFTQGNCYGIIGANGAGKSTFLKILSGDIDPTSGSVSFTPGERMAVLSQNHYAFDEFTVIETVMMGHKEMYSVMKEKDAIYLKEDFSDADGERAGELENLFAEMDGWNAESNAATLLSNLGIKEEFHYQLVKDLDNTQKVRVLLAQALFGKPDILLLDEPTNDLDIHTISWLEDFLASYEAIVLVVSHDRHFLDTVCTHVVDIDFGKMTIYTGNYTFWYESSQLALKQRAEQNKKAEDKVKELQEFIRRFSANASKSKQATSRKKALDKINLDEIQPSNRKYPGIIFNNLGREAGDQILTVENLGKTLNGEVLFNNITFTVNKGDKISILSQNSLATTAFYNILTGRDKDFTGTFKWGVTINAADIPNDSSEYFDGKNDNLIDWLREYSPGEKDDQFIRGFLGRMLFSGEEVMKKCSVLSGGEKMRCMFSRMMLQQANLLMFDEPTNHLDLESITALNNGMKDFRGTILFTSRDHELVETVANRIIELTPGGYIDKLMTYDEYINSPVVQKQQEDLYAAV
- a CDS encoding SRPBCC family protein, translated to MNTFTSTISINKPLTEVYDFLADFNNHRQLMPDNIQEWTSTRDEARFSIQNMAKLALKIEERVPGQLIRIIPAEKPPFNLELKWSLSFNNDHTDILFTIGAELSMMMKMLASGPLQKLADHETQSLFNILN
- the pyrE gene encoding orotate phosphoribosyltransferase; its protein translation is MFTNNEIEQQVAEFLLQIKAIKLQPNNPFTWASGWKSPIYCDNRVTLSHPTIRTYIRQQLVAAIQDKFGSVGCIAGVATAGIPQGALVAQELGLPFIYVRSKPKEHGTGSMIEGDAATTSGKRVVVIEDLLSTGKSSLQAVEALRAAGYDVAGLAAIFTYGFDIADENFKQANCPYVTLSNYNALIKYAEEHQFINEKDVNLLRQWRENPSTWGEMAAS
- a CDS encoding NUDIX hydrolase → MAQKYRIYINEKVILLTESEPKHADNFERLDAETFDLKIIYTWILANPNKLFYIKTANAKVYLKAVKKNITLIEAAGGLVMNTKGQYLFIYRNDKWDLPKGKIEKDEKVKEAAVREVEEECGIKVSELGEKICKTYHVYVNRGEVVLKKTHWFAMTSRGKEKLKPQKEEGITDVRWFEHHHIEPIIENTFPSIMDVLHKEKLVTNKVMPLSE
- the coaD gene encoding pantetheine-phosphate adenylyltransferase, with product MKIALFPGSFDPLTKAHVDIVKRSVELFDRLYIGIGVNSSKKGLLSVEQREQMIRAVFEHDERIHVIAYEGLTVDFCKSIGAAYMIRGIRTVSDFEYEKAIAQMNHSLAPDIESIFIVSKPGYSSISSTIVREIIRYKGDVSQFIPKEALPYL